The following proteins are co-located in the Clostridiales bacterium genome:
- a CDS encoding AAA family ATPase, translating into MVIDKDYEFFLENVLGLMVINSEGNLVYMNRQCADYIKMDQDKSIGKYITEVFPPTKMLDLLTGDKIVNTDFYFHDGRMSVSTQAQLRKNGEVVGVLEYDIIQDLDSLEDILNKYALVLNDEMKYYREEFRNLQRTKYSIENILGSSKKMEDLRKQIKMAATSNSTVIISGETGTGKELVAHSIHNLSSRKFNGFVKINAANFPESLAESEFFGYEDGAFTGAKKGGKKGKFEMADRGTLFIDEVSQLPLTLQPKLLRVLQEHEIDRLGGDKSIPVDVRIVAATNEDLKEMVKAGRFREDLFYRLDVFTIDLPPLRERLEDLPELIMYRIDQLNLEMGKNIVNVEEPVYQYLRKYEWPGNVRELYNIIEKAMNFASGDTLKLEFFRPDSGSGAMDLETLSELGNPIEVVKREAERKLIMHVLAMFRGNKTKASEYLKISRPLLYQKMARLGIK; encoded by the coding sequence ATGGTCATTGATAAGGACTATGAATTTTTTCTTGAGAATGTATTAGGACTGATGGTGATCAATTCAGAAGGAAATCTTGTCTATATGAATCGCCAATGTGCTGACTATATTAAGATGGATCAGGACAAGTCCATTGGGAAATATATCACAGAAGTGTTTCCGCCGACGAAGATGCTCGACCTGCTCACAGGCGACAAGATAGTTAATACGGACTTCTACTTTCATGACGGTCGAATGAGCGTCAGTACTCAGGCGCAGCTTCGAAAAAATGGGGAAGTAGTAGGTGTTTTGGAATATGATATTATTCAGGACCTGGATTCCCTAGAGGATATTTTAAATAAATATGCACTGGTTCTCAATGATGAAATGAAATACTATCGGGAGGAATTCAGAAACCTCCAAAGAACCAAGTATTCTATTGAGAACATTCTGGGAAGCTCAAAGAAAATGGAAGATCTACGCAAGCAGATCAAGATGGCGGCTACCTCTAATTCCACGGTGATTATTTCCGGAGAAACGGGAACAGGCAAGGAATTGGTAGCCCATTCCATTCACAACCTCAGCAGCAGGAAATTCAACGGATTTGTCAAGATCAATGCTGCAAATTTTCCCGAGTCTCTTGCAGAGTCCGAATTTTTCGGCTATGAGGACGGAGCCTTTACCGGGGCAAAAAAAGGAGGCAAAAAAGGAAAATTTGAAATGGCGGATCGGGGGACTCTGTTTATCGACGAAGTCAGCCAACTTCCTCTTACCCTTCAGCCAAAGCTGCTCAGGGTTCTTCAGGAACATGAAATCGATCGGCTGGGTGGGGATAAAAGCATCCCGGTAGACGTTCGAATCGTAGCTGCAACCAACGAGGACTTAAAGGAGATGGTCAAAGCCGGCAGGTTTCGAGAGGATTTGTTTTACAGGCTGGATGTTTTCACCATTGATCTTCCGCCTTTAAGGGAACGTCTGGAGGATTTGCCCGAGCTCATCATGTATCGCATTGATCAGCTGAATCTTGAAATGGGAAAAAATATCGTTAACGTAGAGGAACCGGTATATCAATACCTAAGAAAATATGAATGGCCGGGAAATGTCAGAGAACTTTACAACATAATTGAAAAAGCAATGAACTTTGCGTCGGGGGATACCTTAAAGCTGGAATTTTTCAGACCCGATTCGGGAAGTGGAGCGATGGATCTTGAAACACTGAGTGAACTGGGAAATCCCATAGAGGTTGTAAAGCGCGAAGCGGAACGAAAACTCATCATGCATGTTCTTGCGATGTTTCGTGGAAATAAAACTAAGGCATCGGAGTATTTAAAAATTTCTCGCCCATTGTTGTATCAGAAGATGGCCCGGCTTGGGATCAAATAA
- a CDS encoding MoxR family ATPase, translated as MSNKMNQFQGSNDYVVTDELMHAVNVAIALQKPLLIKGEPGTGKTMLAESISEALKKDLIIWNIKSTTKAQDGLYVYDTVQRLYDSQFGEGDVAEIKKYIKLGKLGEAFAADEQVVLLIDEIDKADLEFPNDLLWELDKMEFYINETKETIRTKHRPIVIITSNAEKELPDAFLRRCIFHYIEFPNQEKMEEIVRVHFGDVEQKLLTQAMETFYWIREMKEIQKKPSTSELLDWLQALMISGISIDRIKAEIPYAGVLLKKNQDIDTMYEIKEKGYSLKRWL; from the coding sequence ATGTCGAATAAAATGAACCAATTTCAAGGTAGTAATGATTATGTCGTAACCGATGAACTGATGCATGCGGTCAATGTGGCCATTGCGCTTCAAAAGCCGCTGCTGATCAAAGGAGAACCGGGAACGGGCAAGACTATGCTTGCAGAATCCATTTCCGAGGCGCTGAAAAAGGATTTGATTATATGGAATATCAAGTCCACAACTAAGGCTCAGGATGGCCTTTATGTGTATGATACAGTACAGAGACTCTATGATAGTCAATTCGGTGAAGGCGATGTAGCTGAAATTAAAAAGTATATTAAACTTGGAAAACTCGGGGAAGCCTTCGCTGCAGACGAGCAGGTAGTGCTTCTGATCGATGAGATCGACAAAGCAGACCTGGAATTCCCCAACGATTTGCTTTGGGAGCTGGACAAGATGGAATTCTATATCAATGAGACAAAAGAAACCATTCGCACCAAGCACAGACCCATCGTCATCATAACATCCAATGCAGAGAAAGAACTGCCCGATGCGTTCCTTCGCAGGTGTATCTTCCACTATATTGAATTTCCAAACCAGGAAAAGATGGAGGAAATTGTAAGAGTGCATTTTGGTGATGTGGAGCAGAAACTGCTTACGCAAGCCATGGAAACCTTCTACTGGATTCGGGAAATGAAAGAAATTCAAAAGAAGCCAAGCACTTCTGAGCTTCTTGACTGGCTGCAGGCTTTGATGATCAGTGGAATTTCCATCGACCGGATCAAAGCTGAAATTCCGTATGCCGGAGTTCTGCTGAAAAAGAACCAAGACATCGACACCATGTATGAGATCAAGGAAAAGGGTTACTCCTTAAAGAGATGGTTGTAA
- a CDS encoding AAA family ATPase, whose translation MAEPKQRNGIDKAFLLDTILNTTSELFVLVDREGYIEEISQPYAEFIGVKKDRVIGMHVTEVIENTRMDLVARTGVPEVEEVQKINGQKMIATRLPILKDGKVVGAFGRVLFKNVMDLNNLYEKINKMESELDLYKLQFGKINTARYTVDDIIGDSHIMASLKDTVRTIGRTNSSVLILGESGTGKELFAHAIHNASSRAKQPFICLNCGTIPEDLLESELFGYEEGSFTGARKGGKIGMFQAAHKGTIFLDEIGDLPLSMQVKLLRVLQDKEIQKIGATQREAVDVRVVAATNKDPYQMVQEKEFRSDLYYRLNVVSLRIPALRERKEDLPLLAASIIRKLAKKESIQVDRISDNAMEYMKHFDWPGNVRELENVLERAVNFLGSQRVIGVEHLPARITGIQQQVESRSLREIMDETERVAIINAIHNYNGQKTKAAKALDISRTSLYEKMQKYGIE comes from the coding sequence ATGGCTGAACCAAAACAACGAAACGGTATTGATAAAGCTTTTTTGCTGGACACAATTTTAAATACAACAAGTGAACTATTCGTACTTGTTGACCGTGAGGGCTATATTGAAGAGATCAGTCAGCCTTACGCTGAGTTCATTGGAGTGAAAAAAGACCGGGTGATTGGAATGCATGTGACCGAAGTGATTGAAAATACAAGGATGGACCTTGTTGCCAGAACCGGTGTTCCTGAGGTTGAAGAAGTGCAGAAGATCAATGGCCAGAAAATGATTGCAACGAGGCTGCCCATCCTGAAGGACGGTAAGGTGGTCGGAGCATTTGGCAGGGTGCTCTTTAAGAATGTTATGGATCTCAACAACCTGTATGAGAAGATTAACAAAATGGAGAGCGAACTGGATCTTTATAAGCTGCAATTTGGAAAGATCAATACCGCGCGCTATACGGTAGACGATATTATTGGAGATAGTCATATTATGGCCAGCCTAAAGGATACGGTGAGGACCATTGGCAGAACAAATTCCAGTGTTTTGATTCTGGGAGAGAGCGGTACAGGGAAGGAATTATTTGCCCATGCAATACACAATGCCAGCAGCAGGGCAAAGCAGCCCTTTATATGCCTGAACTGCGGGACGATTCCGGAGGATTTGCTGGAATCTGAGTTGTTCGGCTATGAAGAAGGTTCTTTCACAGGAGCACGGAAGGGTGGAAAGATCGGGATGTTTCAGGCAGCACACAAGGGCACGATCTTTCTGGATGAAATCGGAGATCTTCCCCTGTCGATGCAGGTTAAGCTTCTGCGAGTACTACAGGACAAAGAAATACAAAAAATAGGGGCAACGCAGCGCGAAGCGGTGGACGTCCGAGTCGTCGCGGCGACCAACAAAGATCCGTACCAAATGGTGCAGGAAAAAGAATTCCGCTCTGACCTGTATTACAGGCTTAACGTGGTTAGTCTGCGAATCCCTGCGTTAAGGGAGCGCAAGGAAGATCTTCCTCTGCTCGCGGCAAGCATTATCAGGAAACTGGCAAAAAAGGAAAGCATCCAAGTAGATCGAATCAGTGACAATGCGATGGAGTATATGAAGCACTTTGATTGGCCTGGCAATGTGCGCGAATTAGAAAATGTTCTGGAACGAGCTGTGAATTTCCTTGGAAGTCAGAGAGTCATCGGCGTAGAGCATCTGCCTGCTAGAATTACAGGAATACAGCAACAGGTAGAGTCCAGAAGTCTGCGAGAAATCATGGATGAGACGGAACGAGTTGCAATCATTAATGCAATACACAACTATAACGGCCAAAAAACCAAAGCTGCAAAAGCATTGGATATTAGCAGAACAAGTCTCTATGAAAAGATGCAGAAATATGGCATTGAATAA
- a CDS encoding sodium:proton antiporter: MEALDAMETYGVISLIPVAVVIVTAIITKRALESLVLGTFVGAILIAKSAWWGTWFDYTLTEIGDSAYYIIMFGMFGAMIRILQYSGSALGFADIGARLANSRKKTMLFTWVLGIIIFVEDYLNALGVGVAMQTLTDKWKISREYLAFIVNSTGAAVCILVPFSSWGILYASQIEEVGVLGEVSGFNAYVNSIPFMLYAWIAVIVVPLFILGVVPLYGPMKKAEERVLGTGRVFPDYHYEEEIVDGMQDDTKPSNALNFIVPMIVLIGITIYTADIVFGVIISVVAAFIMLFFQKLMSLGQFCDHIVGGFKDMLYVTMLVLAAFVLQDFNDALGLTPFVIDSVAPILSPALFPAVTFIVIAGLAFATGSFWGVAAISFPIILPLAIALNVNPYMAIGAVAAATAFGSHACFYSDAVTVTCAATGLKNMDYARTALPLIGLPLVLGVLAYLVLGIVMA, from the coding sequence ATGGAAGCATTAGACGCAATGGAAACGTATGGTGTAATCAGCCTGATTCCGGTCGCTGTAGTGATTGTGACAGCTATTATTACCAAGAGGGCTTTAGAATCCCTGGTGCTGGGAACCTTTGTAGGAGCGATACTCATCGCAAAATCAGCATGGTGGGGTACTTGGTTTGATTACACCCTGACAGAAATCGGAGATTCAGCTTATTACATCATCATGTTCGGAATGTTTGGAGCAATGATCAGAATTCTTCAGTATTCTGGATCAGCACTGGGCTTTGCCGATATTGGAGCAAGGCTTGCAAACTCGAGGAAAAAGACGATGCTCTTTACCTGGGTGCTAGGAATTATTATTTTTGTTGAAGATTATTTGAATGCATTAGGCGTTGGTGTAGCGATGCAAACGCTGACGGACAAGTGGAAAATCTCAAGAGAGTATTTGGCATTTATCGTAAACTCTACCGGAGCTGCCGTCTGCATTCTTGTTCCTTTTTCCTCATGGGGGATTTTATATGCAAGCCAGATCGAGGAGGTAGGTGTTTTAGGAGAGGTATCCGGCTTCAATGCTTACGTCAACTCAATCCCCTTTATGCTTTATGCATGGATTGCAGTAATCGTAGTGCCCTTATTTATCCTAGGAGTTGTACCTCTTTACGGTCCTATGAAGAAGGCTGAGGAAAGAGTTCTTGGCACGGGCAGGGTATTTCCGGATTATCACTATGAGGAAGAGATCGTGGATGGGATGCAGGATGATACAAAGCCTTCCAATGCCTTAAACTTTATCGTACCAATGATCGTTCTGATCGGCATTACCATTTATACCGCGGATATCGTCTTTGGTGTCATTATTTCTGTTGTAGCAGCATTCATCATGTTGTTCTTTCAGAAGCTGATGAGCCTAGGCCAGTTTTGTGATCATATCGTAGGCGGGTTCAAGGACATGCTGTATGTTACCATGCTGGTATTAGCAGCCTTCGTACTTCAGGACTTCAACGATGCGCTTGGCTTGACTCCTTTTGTAATCGACAGCGTAGCGCCGATTCTGAGTCCGGCATTATTCCCTGCGGTAACCTTCATTGTAATTGCTGGTCTTGCATTTGCAACTGGAAGTTTCTGGGGTGTTGCAGCCATTTCCTTCCCTATTATTCTGCCTCTGGCGATTGCTCTGAACGTCAACCCTTATATGGCCATCGGAGCGGTAGCCGCAGCGACAGCTTTCGGAAGTCATGCTTGCTTCTATAGTGATGCGGTAACCGTTACCTGCGCTGCCACGGGCCTAAAGAATATGGATTATGCCAGAACGGCTCTGCCGCTCATTGGACTTCCTCTGGTACTCGGTGTGTTGGCTTACCTAGTCTTAGGTATTGTCATGGCCTAA
- a CDS encoding DUF2992 family protein codes for MSKIRAQLTVYFEDPFWVGIYERSEDNKMQACRILFGSEPKDYEIYAFFNRNWNQLCFSPPVPGSDFEDHRVNPKRLQRQIARQLTIPGVGTKAQQAIKALQENQKAERKLKARMKKEQETDRKYALRKEKQKQKHKGR; via the coding sequence ATGTCCAAAATCAGAGCACAGCTAACAGTTTATTTCGAAGACCCTTTTTGGGTTGGAATTTACGAACGGTCAGAAGACAATAAGATGCAAGCATGCAGAATCCTTTTCGGATCTGAACCCAAGGACTATGAGATTTATGCATTTTTTAACCGGAATTGGAACCAGCTTTGCTTCAGTCCGCCAGTACCGGGGTCAGACTTTGAAGATCACCGAGTCAACCCAAAACGATTGCAGCGCCAAATCGCAAGGCAGCTTACCATACCGGGAGTCGGTACAAAGGCACAGCAAGCGATAAAAGCACTGCAGGAAAATCAGAAAGCGGAACGAAAATTGAAAGCAAGGATGAAAAAAGAGCAGGAAACAGACCGTAAGTATGCGCTGCGAAAAGAGAAACAAAAACAAAAGCACAAGGGCAGATAA
- a CDS encoding carbon-nitrogen hydrolase has protein sequence MTQFSCERDCDLNLEKAEQQIRTMAAMRAKIICTQELFFGTYFAQIIDYKKYDWAEAVDGPINTKMQNLARELGVVIVSCYYEYAMDGLYFNSAAVFDADGTLLGNYRKHHIPEGPQYIEKYYFTPGDTPYQVFRSKYGTFGVLICWDEWFPEPSRILALKGADFIFYPSAIGSEPDHPEIDTSQTWMDAIRAHGIHNNFYVCACNRVGREEADDGSGAMEFYGRSFISDPWGRLIAEGRRSEEDLIVAELDLDEIKRARDILQFHRDRRVDSYAELLKLHLPE, from the coding sequence ATGACACAGTTTTCCTGTGAACGGGACTGTGATTTGAATCTCGAGAAGGCAGAACAACAGATTAGAACTATGGCAGCTATGAGAGCAAAAATCATATGCACGCAAGAACTGTTTTTCGGTACATACTTTGCTCAAATCATCGATTATAAAAAATATGATTGGGCGGAAGCTGTTGACGGGCCCATTAATACAAAAATGCAGAATCTGGCGCGGGAATTGGGTGTGGTCATCGTAAGCTGCTATTATGAATATGCTATGGACGGTCTTTACTTTAATTCCGCAGCAGTATTTGATGCTGATGGAACACTGCTTGGGAATTACAGAAAACATCATATCCCCGAAGGGCCGCAGTATATTGAAAAATATTATTTCACGCCGGGAGATACACCTTATCAGGTGTTCCGATCCAAGTACGGAACCTTCGGCGTTCTGATTTGCTGGGATGAATGGTTTCCTGAGCCAAGCAGGATTTTGGCCTTGAAGGGAGCGGACTTTATCTTCTATCCCTCTGCCATTGGATCCGAGCCGGACCACCCTGAAATCGATACTTCGCAGACGTGGATGGATGCGATAAGGGCGCATGGAATCCATAACAATTTCTATGTCTGTGCCTGCAACCGGGTGGGCAGGGAAGAGGCCGATGACGGAAGCGGAGCGATGGAATTTTACGGACGGAGTTTTATTTCCGACCCATGGGGCAGATTGATTGCGGAAGGCAGGCGGAGCGAAGAGGATCTCATCGTGGCAGAGCTTGATCTGGATGAAATCAAAAGGGCAAGAGATATTCTCCAGTTTCACAGAGACCGGAGAGTGGATTCTTATGCAGAATTACTGAAGCTTCACCTTCCGGAATAA
- a CDS encoding AMIN domain-containing protein, which produces MRRKLRLMFLPLMVILMMGTAVYGENTNISQKDIDEGIAICKEFPVALQIDGKSVNSDVPPVIIKERTLIPLRAVFESMGAQVTWNDQARIAAVALGSSSVQLDIDREAAFVNGNQAAMDVPALIINDRTMIPLRFVAESLNCGIGWDDLTRTVSIQSPVTREFNKITSVKIQEKSDYYRVIIEAENGIEAYNTFVYDNPQRFGVDLKNMALGDGDGEIKENNDLIKTVRYDQFAPETARVVVELKEKVAGKVSFSDNGTKMYIDFDKNQQQNSGDLGDVTIDGLNVVDWRAAKKIVFIDSGHGGSDTGSQAKRDGVEILNEKDVNLDIALRLNRMLKAAGVSTYMLRETDTTVTLYDRPAMANGVNADLYVSVHNNSTDKNPSAKGTETYYYSKTGESDYNIYSKELAELVQKYMVANLGTVDRRVKSEPAYAVLNKTKMPAIIIEGAFLSNTEDLKLMMTDEFRENYALAAARAIIEILNKSVEE; this is translated from the coding sequence ATGAGACGAAAACTGAGATTAATGTTTTTGCCGCTGATGGTAATCCTAATGATGGGAACAGCGGTTTATGGGGAAAATACTAATATTTCGCAGAAGGATATCGATGAAGGAATTGCAATTTGCAAAGAATTTCCGGTAGCGCTTCAAATCGATGGGAAGTCTGTAAACTCGGATGTGCCTCCGGTCATCATTAAAGAGAGAACCTTAATTCCGCTTCGGGCGGTTTTTGAAAGCATGGGGGCACAGGTTACCTGGAATGATCAAGCGCGGATTGCAGCAGTTGCCTTGGGCTCTTCTTCTGTACAGCTGGACATTGATCGGGAAGCCGCTTTTGTGAATGGCAATCAAGCTGCAATGGATGTACCTGCGTTGATCATAAACGATAGAACCATGATTCCTCTTCGTTTTGTGGCAGAGTCATTGAATTGCGGAATTGGTTGGGATGATTTGACCCGTACAGTCTCGATACAGTCTCCTGTAACTCGTGAATTTAATAAAATTACCTCTGTTAAAATACAAGAAAAATCTGATTATTATCGCGTTATCATCGAGGCTGAGAACGGAATCGAAGCCTATAATACCTTTGTGTATGATAATCCGCAGCGCTTTGGCGTCGATCTGAAAAATATGGCTCTGGGTGATGGTGATGGTGAAATCAAGGAAAACAATGATCTGATTAAAACAGTTCGTTATGACCAATTTGCTCCTGAAACAGCCAGAGTTGTTGTCGAACTTAAAGAAAAGGTTGCAGGGAAAGTGAGTTTCTCTGACAATGGAACAAAAATGTATATAGACTTTGATAAAAATCAGCAGCAGAATTCCGGTGATTTGGGGGATGTTACCATTGATGGGCTAAACGTTGTTGACTGGCGTGCCGCAAAAAAGATAGTGTTCATCGATTCCGGCCATGGAGGAAGTGATACCGGATCTCAGGCAAAGCGTGATGGTGTGGAGATTCTGAATGAGAAGGATGTTAATCTTGATATTGCACTTCGACTAAACCGCATGCTGAAAGCGGCGGGAGTAAGCACCTACATGCTGCGAGAAACTGACACAACGGTCACCCTGTATGATCGTCCTGCCATGGCAAATGGGGTAAATGCTGACTTATACGTTTCAGTACATAATAATTCTACTGATAAAAATCCCAGCGCAAAAGGAACAGAAACTTATTACTATTCCAAAACAGGCGAAAGCGATTATAATATATACAGCAAGGAACTGGCGGAGCTTGTTCAAAAATATATGGTCGCAAATTTGGGTACTGTTGACAGAAGGGTAAAGAGTGAACCAGCCTATGCGGTACTGAATAAGACTAAGATGCCGGCTATCATCATAGAAGGGGCGTTCCTCTCCAACACAGAAGATCTTAAGTTGATGATGACAGATGAGTTTCGAGAAAACTATGCTTTGGCTGCTGCAAGAGCGATCATCGAAATTCTAAACAAGAGTGTAGAAGAGTAG
- a CDS encoding VWA domain-containing protein, which translates to MFISFFYLLRARGLSVSLNEWLSLIEALDKGLCGSSLLNFYHLCRSILVKSETDYDRFDLAFAEFFKGIVTPEDIPEEIWKWLSEDIKTKDINDKNMLDEFVLELEELQRRLKERIAEQKEKHDGGNYWIGTGGTSTMGYNGYHERGIRVGGESRHKNAVQVAGERNFKDFRQDNILDIRQFQMAFRKLRQFSSRLDGAKTELDIEGTIDETCDNAGNLKLVWERPRKNTVKLLLLFDSDGSMMPYSNMCSQLFQAVSKSNHFKDLKVYYFHNCVYEHLYTTPHCRRGEWIDTEWVLSNLSSEYKVIIIGDASMAPSELMSKGGNCYVGLYNEIPGIEWLSRFKKKYPKHIWLNPIPERDWEYTYGARTLAKIRELFPMYELTIDGLEAGIKKLLVSK; encoded by the coding sequence ATGTTTATTTCATTCTTTTATTTACTCAGAGCCAGGGGTCTTTCTGTGTCCCTCAATGAATGGCTTTCTCTTATAGAAGCGCTGGATAAGGGCCTTTGCGGATCCAGCCTCCTTAATTTTTACCACCTTTGCAGAAGCATTCTGGTGAAAAGCGAAACGGATTATGACCGGTTTGATCTGGCCTTTGCAGAATTCTTTAAAGGAATTGTTACCCCGGAGGATATCCCTGAAGAAATATGGAAATGGCTGAGTGAAGACATTAAAACAAAAGACATCAATGATAAGAATATGCTCGATGAATTTGTCCTGGAGCTTGAAGAGCTGCAGCGGCGTCTAAAGGAGCGGATTGCAGAACAGAAGGAGAAGCATGACGGCGGAAACTACTGGATCGGTACCGGAGGAACCTCCACCATGGGGTATAACGGTTATCACGAAAGAGGAATCCGCGTAGGGGGTGAAAGCCGTCATAAAAATGCGGTGCAGGTCGCCGGTGAGAGAAACTTCAAGGATTTCAGGCAGGATAATATTCTGGACATCCGCCAGTTCCAGATGGCGTTTCGTAAGCTGCGCCAGTTTTCCTCAAGGCTCGATGGGGCGAAAACCGAACTGGATATTGAGGGAACCATTGATGAAACCTGCGACAATGCAGGCAATCTGAAACTGGTTTGGGAACGACCGAGAAAGAATACGGTGAAACTACTGCTTCTATTTGACTCTGACGGCTCTATGATGCCCTATAGCAACATGTGCAGTCAGCTCTTTCAGGCGGTGAGCAAATCAAATCATTTCAAAGATCTCAAGGTGTATTATTTTCATAATTGTGTTTATGAGCACTTATACACAACACCTCATTGCAGAAGAGGGGAGTGGATCGACACGGAGTGGGTTCTTTCAAACCTTAGCAGTGAGTACAAGGTCATCATCATCGGCGATGCATCTATGGCACCCTCTGAACTGATGAGTAAGGGAGGAAATTGCTACGTGGGGCTTTACAACGAGATTCCGGGGATCGAATGGCTGAGTCGTTTTAAAAAGAAATATCCAAAACATATCTGGCTGAATCCGATTCCGGAGCGGGATTGGGAATATACCTACGGCGCAAGAACACTGGCGAAAATCAGGGAACTGTTTCCCATGTACGAACTCACCATCGACGGTCTTGAGGCAGGGATCAAGAAACTGTTGGTTTCCAAATAG
- a CDS encoding amidohydrolase, with product MSADIVIMSGAIFDGMAECPFEGYVAIKGNRIAAVGGIKEADKHIGADTKTYQFENELVMPGFHDSHTHLLMAGMFRTYVNLANARSEEEAALMVKESVEKSNSKDGWIIGFSWYHVFWQSKQLPNKRTLDAYFPDRPVFLLNAEAHGAWVNSKALEIAGITNDTPNPFGGEIDRDEKGEATGFLYESAVGLVSQFALSFSEDEERKLIRSYQQQAAEYGITSVNDVQPYFHGNMGNLAVYSQMDKDGALTVRVHAAPDLLGDLDQVEAWRDKYRSEKLRVEMLKQFLDGVSTTHTALVLEEYSDAPGNYGTSLNDVDAIRKAVPEAHLRGFSVKLHSCGDLSARMALDYYESAIEKYGKNRCRHAIEHVELIQEDDIVRFGELGVVPSVQPEHIALTQNFEENPYPVTLGKERADQTWPLKSLYDSAGILAIGSDCPVVDNNPFLEIYRAVTRLHNDGKPDGGWNPSQKLTMYEVLRSYTYGSAWGVSREEELGTLEAGKFADLIVIDRNLFSIDPSEIKSSQVLLTIMDGNVLLEK from the coding sequence ATGAGTGCAGATATCGTTATCATGAGCGGTGCAATCTTTGACGGTATGGCTGAATGCCCCTTTGAGGGGTATGTGGCCATCAAGGGCAACCGGATCGCCGCTGTGGGAGGAATCAAGGAGGCAGACAAACACATCGGGGCGGATACCAAGACATATCAATTTGAAAATGAGTTGGTGATGCCTGGTTTTCATGACAGTCATACACACCTGTTGATGGCTGGAATGTTTCGTACCTATGTAAATCTCGCCAACGCAAGATCTGAAGAGGAAGCGGCGTTGATGGTGAAGGAATCGGTGGAAAAAAGTAATTCTAAGGACGGGTGGATCATTGGCTTTAGTTGGTATCATGTTTTTTGGCAGAGCAAACAGCTGCCTAACAAAAGGACTCTTGATGCATATTTCCCTGACAGACCGGTTTTCCTGCTGAATGCGGAGGCTCATGGGGCATGGGTGAACTCTAAGGCCCTTGAAATTGCTGGAATTACTAATGATACGCCAAACCCGTTCGGCGGTGAAATCGACAGAGATGAAAAAGGGGAAGCGACGGGATTCCTATATGAATCGGCAGTTGGCTTGGTTAGTCAATTTGCTCTTTCCTTCTCAGAGGACGAAGAAAGAAAGCTGATTCGTTCGTATCAGCAGCAGGCTGCAGAATACGGGATTACTTCAGTCAATGACGTTCAGCCGTATTTTCATGGGAATATGGGAAATCTGGCAGTATACAGCCAGATGGATAAGGACGGAGCGCTGACCGTTAGAGTGCATGCAGCACCGGATTTACTGGGTGATTTGGACCAGGTAGAAGCTTGGCGTGACAAATATCGCTCGGAGAAACTCAGGGTCGAGATGCTGAAACAATTTCTGGATGGGGTTAGCACCACCCACACGGCGCTGGTTCTTGAAGAATACAGTGATGCACCTGGAAATTACGGTACCTCTCTCAATGATGTGGATGCGATCAGAAAAGCAGTCCCCGAAGCTCACCTGCGTGGGTTTTCGGTTAAGCTCCACTCCTGTGGGGACCTGTCTGCCCGTATGGCCTTGGATTACTATGAATCCGCCATTGAAAAGTACGGAAAAAACCGTTGCCGTCATGCGATTGAGCATGTTGAACTGATTCAAGAGGATGATATTGTTCGGTTTGGAGAATTAGGTGTCGTTCCGTCTGTTCAGCCGGAGCATATTGCGCTGACTCAGAACTTTGAGGAAAACCCCTATCCGGTAACCCTTGGAAAGGAAAGGGCCGATCAAACATGGCCGCTGAAAAGCCTGTATGATTCGGCTGGGATCCTTGCGATTGGGAGTGATTGCCCGGTGGTTGATAATAACCCGTTTCTTGAAATTTACAGGGCAGTTACAAGACTTCATAATGACGGAAAACCCGATGGAGGCTGGAATCCTTCCCAAAAGCTTACCATGTATGAGGTGCTGAGAAGCTATACCTATGGTTCGGCATGGGGTGTGAGCAGAGAGGAAGAATTGGGAACACTGGAAGCAGGTAAATTTGCGGATCTCATTGTTATCGACCGTAATTTGTTCTCTATTGATCCATCTGAGATCAAATCCAGTCAAGTGCTCCTGACGATCATGGACGGGAACGTCTTGCTTGAAAAGTAA